The proteins below are encoded in one region of Triticum aestivum cultivar Chinese Spring chromosome 1B, IWGSC CS RefSeq v2.1, whole genome shotgun sequence:
- the LOC123092078 gene encoding cell division control protein 48 homolog E-like, with product MASQGDASGNKDYSTAILERNKSPNRLVVDEATNDENSTVALHPDTMDSLELFHGDIVLLKGKKRKDTVCILLPDGTCDKTKVRMNKVVRKNLRVRLGDVVSVHQCPDVKYGKRVHVLPVDDTVQGIAGNLFDAFLRPYFLEAYRPLRKGDLFLVRGGMTSVEFKVVETDPAEYCIVASDTEIFCDGEPVKREDEERLDDVGYDDVGGVRKQMAQIRELVELPLRHPQLFKCIGVKPPKGILLYGPPGTGKTLIARAVANETGAFFFLINGPEIMSKMAGESESNLRKAFEEAEKNAPAIIFIDEIDSIAPKRDKTNGEVERRIVSQLLTLMDGLKSRAHVIVMGATNRPNSIDLALRRFGRFDREIDIGVPDEVGRLEVLRIHTKNMKLAEDVELEHVSRDTHGYVGADLAALCTEAALQCIREKMDVIDLEDDTIDAEILNSMAVTNDHFKIALGTSNPSALRETVVEVPNVSWKDVGGLEGVKRELQETVQYPVEYPEKFEKFGMSPSKGVLFYGPPGCGKTLLAKPIANECQANFISIKGPELLTMWFGESEANVREIFDKARGSAPCVLFFDELDSIATQRGNSVGDAGGAADRVLNQLLTKMDGMNAKKTVFIIGATNRPDIIDPALLRPGRLDQLIYIPLPDVESRLQIFRACLRKSPVAKDVDLNALAKYTQGFSGADIMEICQRACKYAIRENIEKDMEKERRLKENPEAMEEDEVDEIKAAHFEESMRYARRSVSDADIHKYQAFAQTLQQSRGFGTEFRFADQPAAGATAATDPFASSTMAAEEDDLYS from the coding sequence ATGGCGAGCCAGGGCGACGCTAGCGGGAACAAGGACTACTCCACGGCGATCCTGGAGAGAAACAAGTCGCCGAACCGGCTGGTGGTCGACGAGGCGACCAACGACGAGAACTCCACCGTCGCCCTGCACCCGGACACCATGGACAGCCTCGAGCTCTTCCACGGCGACATCGTCCTGCTCAAGGGCAAGAAGCGGAAGGACACGGTCTGCATTCTGCTCCCAGACGGCACGTGCGACAAGACCAAGGTCCGGATGAACAAGGTCGTCCGGAAGAACCTGAGGGTCCGGCTGGGCGACGTCGTCTCCGTCCATCAGTGCCCGGACGTCAAATACGGGAAGCGCGTCCACGTACTCCCCGTCGACGACACCGTCCAAGGGATCGCCGGAAACCTGTTCGATGCCTTCCTGAGACCCTACTTCCTCGAGGCCTACCGTCCCCTCAGGAAAGGAGACTTGTTCCTGGTGAGAGGCGGCATGACGAGCGTGGAGTTCAAGGTTGTGGAGACCGACCCCGCGGAGTACTGCATCGTCGCGTCTGACACGGAGATATTCTGTGACGGCGAGCCTGTCAAGCGGGAGGATGAGGAGAGACTCGACGACGTAGGCTACGACGATGTCGGTGGGGTCAGGAAGCAGATGGCCCAGATCAGAGAGCTGGTTGAGCTCCCACTGCGCCACCCCCAGCTGTTCAAGTGCATCGGTGTGAAGCCTCCAAAGGGCATCTTGCTGTATGGGCCACCTGGGACCGGCAAGACCCTCATTGCTAGAGCTGTGGCCAATGAAACAGGGGCCTTCTTCTTCCTGATCAATGGCCCGGAGATCATGTCGAAGATGGCCGGAGAGAGCGAGAGCAACCTCAGGAAGGCGTTTGAAGAGGCCGAGAAGAATGCTCCGGCCATCATCTTCATCGATGAGATCGATTCCATAGCACCAAAGAGAGACAAGACCAACGGAGAAGTCGAAAGGCGTATCGTCTCACAGCTGCTCACTCTCATGGATGGGCTCAAGTCCCGGGCACATGTTATTGTCATGGGGGCTACCAACCGCCCAAACAGCATCGACCTTGCTCTCAGAAGGTTTGGGAGGTTTGACCGGGAGATCGACATTGGAGTCCCTGATGAAGTTGGGCGGCTTGAGGTTCTCCGGATTCACACTAAAAACATGAAGCTAGCTGAAGATGTTGAACTGGAGCATGTCTCGAGGGACACTCATGGGTATGTAGGTGCTGATCTCGCTGCCCTTTGCACCGAGGCTGCTCTCCAGTGCATTCGCGAGAAGATGGATGTCATCGACCTTGAGGATGACACCATTGATGCGGAGATACTGAATTCTATGGCTGTCACCAACGACCATTTCAAGATTGCACTAGGAACAAGCAACCCTTCCGCTCTTCGCGAAACTGTCGTTGAAGTTCCAAATGTCTCTTGGAAAGATGTTGGTGGTCTGGAGGGTGTCAAAAGGGAGCTGCAGGAGACCGTCCAGTATCCGGTGGAGTACCCAGAGAAGTTTGAGAAGTTTGGCATGTCTCCCTCCAAAGGTGTTCTGTTCTACGGCCCTCCGGGCTGCGGCAAGACCTTGTTGGCCAAGCCGATTGCTAACGAGTGCCAGGCTAACTTCATTAGCATCAAAGGACCGGAGCTGCTTACCATGTGGTTTGGTGAGAGCGAGGCCAATGTGCGTGAGATTTTCGACAAGGCCAGGGGGTCGGCACCATGTGTCCTCTTCTTCGATGAGCTCGACTCGATTGCCACGCAGAGAGGAAACAGTGTAGGCGATGCCGGAGGTGCCGCTGATAGGGTGCTGAATCAGCTTCTCACCAAGATGGACGGAATGAATGCCAAAAAAACCGTGTTCATCATCGGTGCCACCAACAGGCCAGACATCATAGACCCTGCCTTGCTGAGGCCGGGGCGCCTTGATCAACTTATCTACATTCCTCTGCCTGATGTTGAATCCAGGCTCCAGATCTTCAGGGCCTGCCTCAGGAAGTCTCCTGTGGCCAAGGATGTCGACCTGAATGCGCTCGCCAAATACACACAAGGGTTCAGCGGCGCGGACATCATGGAAATCTGCCAGCGTGCGTGCAAATACGCCATCAGAGAGAACATTGAGAAGGACATGGAAAAGGAGAGGCGGCTGAAGGAAAACCCTGAAGCCATGGAGGAAGACGAGGTGGACGAGATCAAGGCTGCTCACTTCGAGGAGAGCATGAGGTATGCACGCCGGAGTGTGAGCGATGCTGATATTCACAAATACCAGGCCTTTGCTCAGACGCTGCAGCAGTCCCGTGGTTTCGGCACCGAGTTCCGGTTCGCTGATCAGCCGGCGGCAGGTGCTACCGCGGCGACAGATCCTTTCGCATCCTCTACCATGGCAGCTGAAGAGGATGATCTGTACAGTTAA
- the LOC123128893 gene encoding cytosolic endo-beta-N-acetylglucosaminidase 1, with translation MPFSLRRLLRLLRDIMTLPAADDAAISKGERRQWEPPFDASRPAPPISYPITDLAALASRSYLSEDSNFHLPFNRASTLLPSPGASLPPRRRLLVCHDFQGGYRDDAAPQGGANPDAYALWHWHLVDVFVYFSHYLVTLPPPCWTNAAHLHGVKVLGTFITEWDKGAEICREMFATQDSAQMYAERLAELAAALGFDGWLINIEVKLDIQFIDNLKEFVNHLTKRMHAAVPGSLVIWYDAITVGGDLDWQDKLNEHNKPFFDLCDGLFVNYTWKEKYPRDSAATAGDRKYDVYMGIDVFGRNTFGGGQWNTNVALDLLKKDDVSTAIFAPGWIYETKQQPDFQTAQNRWWGLVEKSWDVLRSYPKRLPFYSDFDQGHGYQVSSEGLQVSGDPWNNISCQSFQPMLKYTGDEVQPPVRTSINFKDEPYNGGDCVTVQGSLKQNAIFSEQLFNVGLSMEDGYVHLFYSVNAEANSDLGLSLDFSSRNKENTSILIAEDIATFSRKKQHRLYSSYVQSDKVEPHAPDNQNWVIYRATVQSSASYTLIGINIVCTLKTSGKMNSEADEDGSSEEDANRSWPYHASLGHISIRNMDKNTQFPSAESWVTEGKYISWSNNSNTSKLLSLKISWKLNTSHQASFMKYNIYVEKLIADSNAKVSRSFLGVATVEAFYVSDLQVPDEVTSLKFIIQACGCDGSRQGLKECPKLFLVPVE, from the exons ATGCCCTTCTCCCTGCGCCGCCTCCTCCGTCTCCTCCGCGACATCATGACTCTTCCCGCCGCGGACGACGCCGCCATCTCCAAAGGCGAGCGGCGTCAGTGGGAGCCGCCGTTCGACGCTTCCAGGCCGGCGCCGCCCATCTCCTATCCCATCACCGACCTCGCCGCGCTCGCCTCCCGCTCCTACCTCTCCGAGGACTCCAACTTCCACCTCCCCTTCAACCGCGCCTCCACGCTGCTCCCTTCCCCCGGGGCGTCGCTCCCGCCGCGGCGGCGCCTCCTCGTCTGCCATGACTTCCAGGGCGGCTACCGCGACGACGCGGCGCCGCAGGGCGGCGCTAACCCCGATGCCTACGCGCTCTGGCATTGGCACCTCGTCGACGTCTTCGTCTACTTCTCTCACTACCTCGTCACTCTCCCGCCGCCATGCTGGACCAACGCCGCGCACCTCCACGGCGTCAAG GTTTTGGGAACGTTCATCACAGAGTGGGATAAAGGTGCAGAAATCTGCAGGGAGATGTTTGCAACACAGGATTCAGCACAGATGTATGCCGAGAGGCTTGCAGAGCTGGCTGCTGCCTTAGGCTTTGATGGCTGGCTG ATCAACATTGAGGTTAAGCTCGACATTCAGTTCATCGATAACCTGAAAGAGTTTGTCAATCATCTAACCAAGAGAATGCATGCTGCTGTTCCTGGATCTTTAGTCATATG GTATGATGCAATTACAGTGGGTGGCGATCTCGACTGGCAGGATAAGCTCAACGAGCATAACAAGCCATTCTTTGATTTGTGCGATGGCTTATTTGTTAATTATACATGGAAG GAAAAATATCCACGAGATTCAGCTGCAACTGCTGGTGACCGGAAGTACGATGTGTACATGGGTATTGATGTTTTCGGCAGAAATACTTTCGGTGGTGGGCAATGGAAT ACAAATGTTGCCCTTGATCTACTTAAAAAAGATGATGTCTCAACTGCCATATTTGCTCCTGGATGGATATATGAAACTAAGCAACAGCCTGACTTTCAGACTGCACAAAATCG CTGGTGGGGCCTCGTTGAAAAATCATGGGATGTTCTTCGGAGCTATCCAAAACGATTACCCTTCTACTCAGATTTTGATCAG GGTCATGGTTACCAGGTCTCCTCTGAAGGTCTACAAGTCTCAGGTGATCCATGGAACAACATTTCTTGCCAGAGTTTTCAG CCTATGCTTAAGTACACTGGAGATGAAGTTCAACCACCAGTACGAACTTCTATCAA TTTCAAGGATGAGCCGTACAATGGAGGGGATTGTGTGACAGTACAAGGAAGTCTGAAGCAGAATGCAATTTTCTCAGAGCAGCTTTTTAATGTAGGACTTTCCATGGAAGATGGATACGTACATCTCTTTTATTCG GTCAACGCTGAAGCAAACTCTGACCTAGGATTGTCCCTGGACTTTTCATCCAGAAACAAGGAGAATACCTCAATTCTCATTGCAGAGGACATAGCGACATTCAGTAGAAAGAAACAGCATCGCTTGTACAGCTCATATGTTCAATCTGATAAGGTAGAACCACATGCTCCAGATAACCAAAACTGGGTCATCTACCGAGCAACTGTCCAGTCCAGTGCCAGCTACACATTGATTGGAATCAACATTGTCTGCACACTGAAAACTAGTGGCAAAATGAATTCAGAAGCAGATGAAGATGGAAGCTCAGAGGAAGATGCAAATAGGTCGTGGCCTTACCATGCATCACTGGGCCACATAAGCATCCGGAACATGGACAAAAACACACAGTTCCCTTCAGCAGAATCATGGGTAACTGAAGGCAAGTACATCTCTTGGTCAAATAATTCTAACACATCTAAGCTTCTGAGTCTGAAAATTAGCTGGAAGCTGAATACCAGCCATCAAGCATCGTTCATGAAGTATAACATATATGTGGAGAAGTTGATTGCGGATTCAAATGCCAAGGTTTCCAGAAGCTTTCTTGGTGTCGCAACTGTTGAAGCCTTCTATGTGTCAGACCTCCAAGTTCCCGACGAAGTCACCAGCCTGAAATTTATCATTCAAGCATGTGGGTGTGATGGCAGTCGCCAAGGACTCAAGGAATGTCCAAAGTTGTTTTTGGTGCCAGTTGAGTAG